One Aegilops tauschii subsp. strangulata cultivar AL8/78 chromosome 7, Aet v6.0, whole genome shotgun sequence genomic window carries:
- the LOC109780883 gene encoding uncharacterized protein isoform X1 has translation MDPPVADPGPTKDEGVGSKGEMDLPVANPGPVRDEGQLLQCPYCDSEAMHKLAQFLLPGLAAVCVDGTTGDLFRSPSVVAVDLRQEMVDYITQRSETFIADTLIESEVEQNADNQMPDDPYEVISIFMDDFSRTKRNIIGHVSGWLLSDSREDKIDDFVQEMDMTRFWPLERREGIAEVLLKNVDIKTKFHCPEKYENEERLADHKAQCSFRPVTCPNDGCRAKVSVRCMQDHDAACLFKILQCEQNCEKRLLRRDMDRHCVTVCPMRPMKCPFGCDSSFPEHNLEEHCSESLQQHLLKVLQVIHKKGFTADQLNDRALELEKSEDRGKLAKARDARSLTNIVKDLEAKKTPPS, from the exons ATGGACCCTCCAGTTGCCGATCCTGGACCAACCAAGGATGAAG GTGTTGGATCTAAGGGTGAAATGGATCTTCCAGTTGCCAATCCTGGACCGGTGAGGGATGAAGGTCAGCTTCTCCAGTGCCCGTATTGTGATTCCGAAGCAATGCACAAACTAGCGCAATTCTTGCTCCCTGGTTTGGCTGCGGTCTGTGTCGACGGTACGACGGGTGATCTGTTCAGGAGCCCGTCTGTTGTTGCTGTTGACCTCAGGCAAGAAATGGTGGACTACATTACACAAAGAAGTGAAACGTTCATAGCTGATACTCTCATTGAATCGGAGGTGGAACAAAACGCTGACAATCAAATGCCAGATGACCCTTATGAGGTCATATCAATCTTCATGGATGATTTCAGTCGCACGAAAAGGAACATCATTGGCCATGTCTCTGGGTGGTTGTTGAGCGACAGCCGCGAAGATAAGATCGATGATTTTGTCCAGGAAATGGATATGACCCGCTTCTGGCCACTAGAAAGGAGAGAAGGGATCGCCGAGGTCCTCCTCAAGAATGTGGACATTAAAACTAAGTTCCACTGCCCTGAGAAATATGAAAACGAGGAACGTCTTGCTGATCACAAGGCACAGTGTAGCTTCAGGCCTGTCACTTGCCCGAACGATGGATGCCGAGCGAAAGTTTCTGTCCGGTGCATGCAGGATCATGATGCAGCTTGTCTCTTCAAGATCCTTCAGTGTGAGCAGAACTGCGAGAAACGGCTTCTGAGGCGTGATATGGATAGACATTGCGTTACTGTCTGCCCCATGAGGCCCATGAAGTGCCCTTTCGGCTGTGATTCTTCGTTCCCTGAACATAACCTCGAGGAGCACTGTTCAGAGAGTCTCCAGCAGCACCTGCTTAAGGTCCTTCAGGTGATTCACAAAAAAGGTTTTACGGCCGATCAGCTGAACGACCGTGCTCTAGAGCTGGAGAAG TCTGAAGATCGTGGTAAACTGGCTAAAGCTCGGGATGCAAGATCTCTTACTAATATTGTGAAGGATCTTGAAGCAAAGAAGACACCACCAAGTTGA